In one window of Helianthus annuus cultivar XRQ/B chromosome 17, HanXRQr2.0-SUNRISE, whole genome shotgun sequence DNA:
- the LOC110922979 gene encoding uncharacterized protein LOC110922979 has translation MKTCQSFFKTHINSRLINLIFISSSLGLILYLVFSSFSSFSTFSTLPSTRILLLGGDVFSSPTSLDHVVFGIASNAKAWPTRKEYVKMWWKPDKMRGCVFLDVGLNNNNNNNNDNNTVLSEDEILPPVCISDDTSRFRYTWRGGLRSAIRVARVVKETVALNHSNVRWFVFGDDDTVFFHENLVKTLSKYDHELPYFIGSNSESFIQNRFFSFSMAFGGAGFAISYPLAKTLAKVLDSCLERYHHLYGSDGRISSCLAELGVGITREPGFHQMDMSGDPFGVLAAHPMAPLVSLHHPDYLDPIFPKMTNRDAMRHLYKAAELDPHRILQQTVCYDRWFSWTISISWGYAVEVFGSHILLPDVLRVPATFRPWKKGGVLHTLFSFDMREHNKDPCRRPVAFHMNKTILEGDQTVSIYKIVEPANCTSNLGSPRGIEMIKVHAPKFNLDMKQLLAPRRQCCDVLPSSWHEKLEIGIRECHEDELIQMPH, from the exons ATGAAGACTTGTCAATCTTTTTTCAAAACTCATATCAATTCTAGACTCATAAACCTCATTTTCATCTCTTCATCTCTTGGTTTGATCCTTTATCTCGTGTTCTCATCCTTTTCGTCGTTTTCGACTTTTTCTACGTTGCCAAGCACTAGAATCTTGTTGCTAGGTGGCGATGTGTTCTCGTCTCCTACTTCGCTTGATCACGTCGTGTTTGGGATCGCGTCGAATGCGAAAGCGTGGCCGACACGCAAAGAATACGTCAAGATGTGGTGGAAGCCTGATAAGATGCGAGGGTGTGTTTTTCTTGATGTTGGAttgaataacaacaacaacaacaacaatgacaACAACACCGTACTGTCCGAGGATGAGATCCTGCCGCCGGTTTGTATATCCGATGATACTTCCCGGTTTCGGTATACATGGCGCGGTGGTCTCCGGTCAGCCATACGTGTTGCTAGGGTCGTCAAAGAAACGGTAGCATTAAACCATTCTAACGTCAG ATGGTTCGTGTTTGGGGACGATGACACAGTCTTCTTCCATGAAAATCTGGTGAAGACGCTATCGAAATACGATCATGAACTGCCGTATTTCATCGGGTCAAACTCAGAGAGCTTTATACAGAACCGGTTCTTCTCATTTTCGATGGCGTTTGGCGGAGCTGGATTCGCGATCAGTTATCCGCTGGCGAAAACATTGGCGAAGGTATTAGATTCGTGTTTGGAGAGATATCATCATTTGTATGGAAGTGATGGGAGGATTTCATCGTGTTTGGCTGAACTTGGAGTTGGGATTACCAGAGAACCTGGTTTTCATCAG ATGGATATGAGCGGAGATCCGTTTGGAGTACTAGCAGCACATCCAATGGCACCATTGGTATCTCTTCACCATCCAGATTACTTGGACCCGATCTTTCCAAAAATGACAAATAGAGATGCTATGCGCCATCTGTACAAAGCCGCAGAACTAGATCCTCATAGGATCTTACAACAAACAGTTTGCTACGACCGTTGGTTTTCTTGGACAATTTCAATCTCATGGGGCTACGCTGTCGAAGTGTTTGGAAGCCACATACTCTTGCCAGATGTTCTTCGTGTCCCTGCAACATTTAGGCCGTGGAAAAAAGGTGGCGTATTGCACACACTATTTAGTTTCGACATGAGGGAACACAATAAGGATCCTTGTAGAAGACCGGTTGCATTTCATATGAACAAGACTATTCTCGAGGGAGATCAAACCGTAAGCATTTACAAAATTGTGGAGCCTGCGAATTGCACATCCAATCTTGGATCTCCAAGGGGAATTGAAATGATCAAAGTGCATGCTCCAAAGTTTAATCTTGACATGAAACAG TTGTTGGCGCCTAGACGACAATGTTGCGATGTATTACCATCATCATGGCACGAAAAGCTGGAAATTGGCATAAGGGAATGCCATGAAGATGAACTGATTCAAATGCCTCACTAA